The following are encoded in a window of Hemiscyllium ocellatum isolate sHemOce1 chromosome 46, sHemOce1.pat.X.cur, whole genome shotgun sequence genomic DNA:
- the LOC132836316 gene encoding basic leucine zipper transcriptional factor ATF-like 3: MKFLSLPTLCSMAETALDYSPEFETDDSSQNSEKDYDGDHKKLRRREKNRIAAQKSRQKQTQRADSLHQEYEQLERENALLKKEIQGLQDELKQWRQVVQQHEPHCSMLPAPGTALVGKQHVNVTDFLAEDWQKAEVMMY; this comes from the exons ATGAAGTTTCTCAGCCTCCCCACGCTCTGCAGCATGGCTGAAACAGCCCTGGACTACTCCCCAGAATTTGAAACGGACGATTCCAGTCAGAACTCTGAAAAG GATTACGACGGTGATCATAAGAAATTGAGACGAAGGGAAAAGAACAGGATTGCAGCCCAAAAAAGCAGACAGAAACAGACGCAGAGAGCAGACAGCTTGCACCAG GAGTACGAGCagctagagagagagaacgcCTTGCTGAAGAAGGAAATTCAGGGCCTGCAGGATGAGCTGAAGCAGTGGAGGCAGGTGGTCCAGCAGCACGAGCCACACTGCTCCATGCTGCCCGCGCCTGGCACTGCCCTCGTCGGCAAGCAACACGTCAACGTGACAGACTTCCTCGCCGAAGATTGGCAGAAAGCGGAGGTCATGATGTACTag